From the genome of Niabella agricola, one region includes:
- a CDS encoding fibronectin type III domain-containing protein, protein MKNRHIIGITVLAGMLMASASCEEIFDDDYSSYSVKLAAPADSMLLADTLVQLSWTPLQQPADYQVQVAQPKFDSLAKLVKDTITSGSSIRITALERGKKYQWRVRAIGKNTVSPYSKPWMFFIQNNQGLEE, encoded by the coding sequence ATGAAGAACAGGCATATCATAGGAATTACGGTACTGGCAGGGATGCTGATGGCATCGGCTTCCTGCGAAGAGATCTTTGATGATGATTATTCGTCCTACTCTGTAAAGCTGGCGGCTCCGGCAGACAGTATGCTGCTGGCCGATACCCTGGTACAGCTGAGCTGGACACCGCTTCAGCAGCCGGCCGATTACCAGGTACAGGTAGCCCAGCCTAAATTTGATTCCCTGGCAAAACTGGTAAAAGACACCATCACCAGCGGCAGCAGTATCCGGATCACCGCACTGGAGCGGGGCAAAAAATACCAGTGGCGGGTACGGGCCATCGGTAAAAACACGGTAAGCCCGTATAGCAAACCCTGGATGTTTTTTATACAAAATAATCAAGGCCTTGAAGAATAA
- a CDS encoding response regulator transcription factor, which produces MKKFNVKGYILKDISSSELVISIERVQNGEVFICEKLQKMINAQLPDQILSTHRITKREQEIIGLMVRKLSSKEMSNRLFLSKRTIDKHRENILKKFNINSTSALVKALKILASIMLSHNFQTVSF; this is translated from the coding sequence ATGAAAAAATTTAACGTGAAAGGTTATATTTTAAAGGACATCTCATCTTCTGAGCTTGTTATTTCAATTGAACGAGTACAAAATGGAGAAGTTTTTATCTGCGAAAAACTGCAAAAAATGATTAACGCGCAATTACCTGATCAAATTTTGAGCACTCATCGTATCACAAAAAGGGAGCAAGAAATTATCGGATTAATGGTAAGAAAACTTAGTTCGAAAGAAATGTCAAACAGACTATTTTTAAGTAAACGAACTATAGATAAGCACCGCGAGAATATTTTAAAAAAATTTAATATCAACAGCACTTCCGCACTGGTTAAAGCTTTAAAAATATTGGCGAGTATTATGCTTTCTCATAATTTTCAAACTGTTTCTTTTTAG